In the Uranotaenia lowii strain MFRU-FL chromosome 1, ASM2978415v1, whole genome shotgun sequence genome, AGTATAAACAACGAGCTCGAAAATACTATAGGCAAGAGCACTGGAAGCCTGAATGCCAAGTTGTTCTGGGGAAAACCGATTTTGAAATCCTAAAAATGGCAATTTTTATAAGTTACATTCTTCTTAAACAAGTTTTCATACTAACCAAGAACCATGCCGGCCAAAACTACGTAAGTTATATAGGCCATTGTTGGGATGTACAGATCAGGGGCATTCATATCATATCGGGGCTGCACTGGGTTATCATGGTCATATTTTAAGGACCAGTCCTAATAAAAGTAAGGAGTTTTgttaatacaaaattaattattcaagTTCTTGGAcaaagcttttcatttctacTCACCTGTTGTGAAAAAGGAACGAATATCAAGCGCAGCTTATTGATGACATATTTGTTGTCAACTGCAAAGTAATATTTGAGTTTCGTCACGGGAATGTAACGTTCGAAATGCGAATGGACCAACTCCTTTCCTTGGTTGGCCAGTTTTTGACCATATTGCAAAGCCATATCCTGGACTATGGGCTGTTGAAAAACGGCAAAATTCTCGGGAAATCCTGTGATTCCCCCCATCGCCACGGCtggctgctgattgtttgtcgGTACGGGACTCGGTTGCATTGGCCCTGGACCGGAAGCCCCAGCATAGTTTGGGTATGGGTTGTAGCTAGGTTGCCCGAAGCTATTCTCTGCGATGTTGTAGGGTGGTGTTGGAGCTCCAGTTTTTTGCTCATAAATAGGGTTCGGCTGAAGCGAAGCCTCGAAAGAGTTGAATTGTGGTATCGGGGTCGGAGTTCCCATTGCGTTAACATCGCTAACACGCTTCAGTTTCCGCGGACCGCCACCGGGAGCTACAGTCAAATAAGGTTTTTAAGTGTTTAATTGAAGTAAATGCGGTTACATTCATATGAAACAGGAAACCTGTGAATACCTCGAAACGTTGTAAAGCTTTTACTAGTAGGTATgtgcaaaataaaaatcttgaaaattttgcttactTGAGCGTTGTGGTTTATTCAGTTTAATAAGGTTATAGATACATGTATGTCACTTTAACAAAAGATATAAGCAGTTCAAAGTCAAATGCattcgaaataaatatttttgagattaggtagtggtttttaaatattcatagatCTATTTAACAAGTTGTGTAAGTTGGAGAATGATTACAAAGCTCATTACTTTCTTCGAGGTTTTAAGAGAAAGAACCATTTAACAGCTTCTTTAACGGTTTTATTAAGACAAAATACCTCAAATCAAAGCTGGACATAAGTGGAGAATCTTTCCAAGCCATACTTACGTTTATGGTCCCCGGTGTTAGCGTTGtagttcatattttaaaatttttcaatttcgtttttAACAACAGTACACATCACACAAATATGACTTTCACGCTGGGCCATGTTGAACcattaatgcttgaaaaataaccataatcgagGTTTAGTGGgttaagtcgttttatgagttttcagcaaaaactcataaaatgagattttgaagagaacttggattatggttatttttcaaacgttttgcATATATGAGtaatggttgaaaaacaaccGTTTTATGGGAAAAGGGaatgaaattctttcttttgAGAATTATTAGGAAGATTTACGGAATAAATGTGATGTTTTGAAATGTATTATAATCattaaattccatttttttatttcaataagttAATCTAGAATAACAATAACTATAACTGTACATTCttgacaaaaacttttttcatttttcattgatagtttacaaatttgattGAGCTATTATGTATTCCTCTGGCTCTACAGGTAGGGAAATCTTACTACTTGTTTAAAACTGGAACCGCTGTGGGAGACAACGGATATAGTCCTATCTTCTGacattaattcaatcaaattaatcTTATGCAAGGACGAagtgcttttgaaaaaaaatacgcttGATACGTGCTCCAAGTTGGCTAGTTTCAAATGAGCTGCAAAAAGCCACTTAACTTTCAACAGAAACGTCCATTACTTATTAAAGCTGACTTCAATTTGTTCTACGAGAATATCCAGGCCAGATCCAGACAAATAAAGA is a window encoding:
- the LOC129754000 gene encoding protein YIF1A; this encodes MNYNANTGDHKPPGGGPRKLKRVSDVNAMGTPTPIPQFNSFEASLQPNPIYEQKTGAPTPPYNIAENSFGQPSYNPYPNYAGASGPGPMQPSPVPTNNQQPAVAMGGITGFPENFAVFQQPIVQDMALQYGQKLANQGKELVHSHFERYIPVTKLKYYFAVDNKYVINKLRLIFVPFSQQDWSLKYDHDNPVQPRYDMNAPDLYIPTMAYITYVVLAGMVLGFQNRFSPEQLGIQASSALAYSIFELVVYTLTLYIANIPTNLKTLDLLALSGYKYASIVLILLCSIFLGKSGYYVSWLYASATLAFFLLRTLKAKVLSEPVQSRNPPAYDYSQQFEHIVGRKRKLYFLFLVTGLQPLLAFWLSMHLIPNSAAAVSPVV